GAGTGGCTTAATGGGGTCGGGGAGATATCGATAACTTGGACTGATGACGTTACGAATTTGATCCGACCGCGTCGCCTCATCTTGTCTCCCACTCTCATTCCTACCATAACTCCTGGCATTAGGTATATCTAGTGCTCTCACGGTGTTCTCCCCTCCAACAGTGAGACAACCATCCTCGGATCCAACTTTGGGTTTCAGAGTTGGACCATTTGACATGGTAATGGAATCGCTTCCATCACTATCTTCCTTTCCAACCGGACGTATCGGTATACTCCTCGAAGCATGCCCACCAAATCGGTGGCGACTACTTGTGGCAGTCAGGACATCCTCGAACCCCTTCAAGGGTCTGCGACCGCCTCCTAAGCTGGACCCTCGTAGATCTCTAAGACTGTTCGGGGCATAGCTTCCCGGTGCCAAGGGGGGTGCTAACAGACAGTCCCCACCACCAGTCGGGTCGtgttcatcatcgttctccCCTTGTCGAGGAGAACTCCGATTGATCACTAAGGGTTGAGGTAGTGAGAGTATCGGGACTTGCATAGTGGATGGGAGCGGAGAGGACGATTCGGCATCGCGGAGCAGGTTGCATGTCGCTGCGATCTCAGGTTGGATGGGGACAGGTATGGGTCTGGATGAAGTGTGGCTCCGGGATGAGAGTGGTCGATCCTTTTCTTGGGGTCTGTCGGAATGAAGGCGAGCAAAGGGATCAACTTGTCCCGGAGACTTTGGCTCCGTCGCTAGGAGattgggaggtggtggtgggagaAGGGTTGGACGTGGTTGTGGGATCGACATGTCATACAGTACACAGACTTAAGAGTAGGGTGCGGTGAAAGATATTGACAGAACAAAGAGATGACTCAAGGTCTGACTTGCTAAGGCGCTGTCTCGATGCGTATCTAGACCTTTGAATGGGAAATTCTCAAGCGAAGATCTGCTTTGTCTGCTTTCACCTCCTTACGTTTCGCTTccaccctcatcgtctAGCCCCAACGTCCCTGACGGATGAAAGGAAGTATAGTCAAGTTTCACCTCCTTCGCAAGTGCAGCACAAAGGAGCATTGAATGGAGGGGTCGACATACTTCATACTGCGTATCAAGTTTTTTTGACATTTAATATCATCATGTCATAAAGCACCTCTAAGCTGAATAGGATGGAGGGAAAGTCAGGAGATGTAGATCGGGCAATACGAACTTAGACCGACGCGCACAGTCCATATCCCCAACATTGCGCCAGCCCCGTCGAACCCGACCGCTACCGATCCTCAATCTTCATCAATCCTtgctcccttctccttctctccctcgcctCAAGCTCTTTCTCGCCAGGtgtcttccctccttcgaTATATAGCTCCTGCAACAAGAGATCCACATCGGGGGTGACAACGTAATTCTTGTGCAATTCTCCTAACACCAACGCTGCTTTCTGCCTGTGATCGAGATGCACGAGATGTCTGATGAAAGTTGCTTCCACACCGGGTTCAACCTGGATTATTTCAGATCAGTTCTCAGTTGCAAAGATTCCGTCAAGGGGTCGGCCTGCTTGCTTGATCCGCAGTACTTGGAAGAAAAGGCACTCACGTTCATCACGATATCGTTGCCCATGaccatcttgaccttgcCACTTTTCATCACCACCAGAGTGCCGATCCTTCCCTCAGGAGGCGGCTCGttcgctttcttcgcaTTGGCTTTCAGCTGGGCGGCGGTTGGCTTGATGTCTGGTTTGATATCCGGCGCCGCGGCTGATTGTGTCAGATCGACCGGACCTGTAGGGGCGAACttggggaagagatgagggaATTGAAACATGAACAGCTTGTTCTCTGGGTCGTCCTGTGTATCACGATGGTCAACATGACTCCCTCGGGTCGATTGTGCTCGTACATGCTTGATGGGGCCAGGGGAAAGGGGCTGTTCCCCGGATACCAAGACTCACATGGCCCTCTGCAAGGACAAAGTCTCCCtccatcgtctcgtcttcctcttcctcctcgctttCACTCAGATCCACTTTCTGCGCTTCGTTGACGACTtcgccttcctcatcttcaggATCCTCAATCCCTCCCGTCATGGCAAACGATCTCACCCTGCGTCCcctctcatctcgatcttgcatctcatcgtccgaaAGCATagcatcatcttccctcaACTGTCGCGGCTGTTTCTCGGGCGAAATAGGCTCGTCCTTGACCCGAGGTAAAGAGGGATCGACAACGGGGGTAGTCGAGTCAATTTCCATAGCCTCCCTATCTCTACCTTTACCCTGTCGAGATTTCTCCTTGGGTTGAGCTTTGGCTTTCCCATTCGCCTTCCCCTGAGAGAGATTCCGGTCTCGGTATAAACTGGTTGGTGCGGATTCGCTCATTTGCGATACtttgtcgatgtcgatgggTTTACccatccctccttcttggtcgGAATGATCAGAATAGACTTCATCGTCTGCGTAGTCCATTGACCGGGGAGCGGGAGCGGGAGCAGCGAAACgtttggaggatgatgctggatgaggaagctACGATTAGCTTGTTGTAAACACGATAACATTTTGATGGGGGATTCGTAGTTCTAGTCAACCAACAAGTGGCTGGGCTTAACGACGAGGGAGGAACAGGCAGAAAACGGATGAAATatgacactcacaagaaGCAGCAGGCCGGGGGCCACCGAAAACACCGGCAGCAACAGAGGTACCCACGAccgttcctcttcccctaCCTCGGGTAGGTCCACCTCGACCCCTTCCACGAAGTCCACCTCGGACAGGTTGTGCTGTGGTGATATCCTGCATCCGCGagcatgtcagcttgagcgTCCTTTCCCCCCTTTGCAGGGCCGTCAGCTAAACTTACGGGCTTCACGTCGACTTCTCTGAGAAACGTGATAAGGTGCATCAGCAAACGACTCCTGCCATTCGGAATTCCGTGACGACTGTAAGATACTCACTGCTTCACTCGCCTGATAGGCACCTTGGGCTTGAACTTCAACTTTTGAATCCCACCAGCTGGCGGTACACTCCCCGAGGGAGGAACGGATCCGTCTCCAACAGTCATCGGAGTTCCACTCCTCGAGACTGAAGCTGAAGTGCTTCCATCGCTAAGAGTTGCGATGCTCGCTGGACCAGGAGCTGATGGAACTGTCGGCGGTTGCGCTgattgagcttgagcgGCTGCGATCAAGGAAGGTTTGCCGCGGGTGGTAGGAGGCACAGGTGGTTTAGACATGATGGTTCGTTACCCACTTGGTAATagaggaggtagaggagTCGACGGACGGTGTCTGGTTGAGAAAGATGATGTTAATGTTGATTTAGGAAGACGTCTGGAAAGTCAAAACTCGAGGACGATGCAAGAGGTCCTAGCGATCCTCACGTGACCCTGATCTAGTTCTAATCTGATCTGTTCTGATCTTGTAATGACATTAGACCATTTCCTAATACCCTGTTGTAATCAACGGTGCCTTGCCGGCGGATGACGAGGCGCGGCTCTCGACTGCAAGCTCAGAAGACACAAGTTGCCACCAGACAGCGGTGACATCCATCGTCTGCGACACCGATACATTCTCAAACTATCGCAGCAGTCACTCAGGCCTGTCACAGCTACAGGAAACACTTCAATCAGAGTCCAGTCACACGAAGCCATACTTCGCGTCTACATCCACCGTCAAGAGAACAGCACAGACACGATCGCTAGTCAGCTCACGTTTTCTCGCGTtttcccactcaccctcacctCGTCAGCATCCTCGATATGCCTACAGAACTTCCTTACGCTGCCGAAGCGGAGACAGGTCTGTCGTATGATGAATTAGAGGTCAGCAGCTGCGTTTGTCCGGATCGTCTTCACAGGCACGAAGCTGATATCGGTATCTCTACAGGTGTTACGAACGCAATATTACAAGGAGATTGAACAGGGGCACGTCACGACGCAGAGCAAATTCAATtatggtgagttgggtgGCAGGAGTGATGCGCTGCATCGGAGAACAAGCGATGGTAAAAGGAGTCGTGGGTCACTACGTCGGCAGTCCTTGTCCTCGCAAGAGCAGAAGGGAACGGCACCAGTGAAGGAGCAGCTAGGCATCCACTTGCCAGGCAGCGGAGACGCGACTAAGGAGTGGCCCGGCATGACAGCGGCCCTCTCGCGAATGCCTGGAGTGTTGCACAGAATGACGAGTGAGAACGAATCCTGATTACTCGTTCGCTCACAGGATGGGGTCTCGTCAAATCCTCTACCGCCGAGCTTCAAACAGAAGGTGTGAAGCTCTTGCAAGGTAAGTTATCCGTGCGGCCTCGTCACTCATTGTATTTCACAATGACTGCTGACAGCATCTTACCATTCGTAGAGATTTACTCGGCTTCTCCCGCACACCGACGGGAATGCACATACTACATAGCGGTAGGATACTACAAGCTTCGGAACTATGCTTATGCCCGAAAATTCAATGGTAAGCGgctccttgtcctctctACATGATGTGGCCATTCAAGCAGTCACTCGGCGTTGATCGGCGTTGATGTTGGTGTCGAAGACGCATGTCGCTGGATGATCAAAGTTGACTTACTCAATCTCACAGATCTGTTACTATCTGTTGAGCCCGAGAATATGCAAGCTCAATCACTACGTCAACTGATTGACCAAGCGGTGACTCGAGATGGTTAtatcggtgagtgataGGTCACAGCCAGCGGCGGCCTGTTGCATGATCGGCGTCACGCGTCACCCTTGAGTATCCCAGGTTGATATTTATGTCATGACTTTTAGGTATGGGGATCATCGCTGGTACTGCCGCTGTGGCCGGTGTCATCCTCGCTAGCGTCTTGAGGCGATCCGCGAGGAGGTGAGCGTCTTTGTGTAAGTCAGGCCCGACCGAGGATGTCCGATGTCCGTCGGTCGACGACTGGTATCTGTATGCGTGTTCTTCAATGATGCATCCTGCTATGAATAGTACTCGTTCAGTAAGGATATGCATCCTTCATAAACGAACAGTGATGTGTGTCATGTTTGAAAACGACCCTTGTACCGAGCTTCAAGCCGGCGGTTATCGAGGCAGTAAGAGGATTCAAATGCCGTACCCGCACCAAGGGCGCCAAAAAAAGGAAAAAACGTGACGGCCGAACAAATCCTATgacagaagagagagacacCACACGCTGCTTCACCGTTATTCATTATCTGATACAACTTTCTCGATCTGATAGATTGTGCATTGCCCAGCAGAATCCCCATCCGCTCATCATTCAGTCAACAAATCgccatccccatcccaAGGCGAGACGATACCATACGAGCGACAACTCTTTAGATTGTTGCATCTTCGATCGCAAGAGCCTTCGAGtaagaggtgagtgggcgaGCGATTGTGTACGAATGATCCCGGCACCGATTGCGTGCCACGATGAAGCCAAGGTGAAGCGTGGGCTATGCACTTAAGGACTATGTTTGTTGGGCACAAGGTCGAGTTTCTCATGGGAGCTACAAGTGTGGTGTCAGACGCTGTTCCGCAAGGAAGCTCTGACGCTTTGACTGTCCGAGCAAGCCGACAAAAAGAGTCTGAATTGTTTACTGATCTCAgtatctctctcttctcagTCACATCAAATCTCAACATTATTCGCATCATACTCTCCTCGACTCGTTGCCGATCCCCACCGCTACGATCCCTCACTGGCGATCTACCCAGCAAGCAAGCTCGGGGCGACGACAATCAAGCGCATTATTTTTGCGGTGTAATCTCGCCGATACACCGCTGCctatctcctcttcctcttttaTCACACATATCACACCCTTGGCCTCACCATGTCAGccacatcttcttccagctcaaCCTCACCGACccacttccatctccatccacATTCTGCCCATCTCACCGGCGCACCTCCTGTACAGCCTGCTGGAGAATCGTCGGTAGctctggaggaggaggaagaacatgaTTATGAGAGTTTACCCGTCGGCAGTGGATGGGCGGTGAACATGGCTGCGGGAGCGATGGTTAGTCAAGattctcaccttcttcatggAGATCATCAGAGACCCTTGATGAGTCGTATGGGACGACAACTAATCTGGCTTACCGTCTGACAGGCTGGTATCTCTGAACATGCTGCGATCTTCCCTGTTGATTCGATCAAGGTatgtctttcttctcttcaaAGTCTACCCTGTCAGATTGACATGCCCCGCTTAGACCCGAATGCAAGTCTTACCATCACTCTCTCCGATCCTCCAACCTCTATCCGCCTCCACTGCCGGTGCCGGTGCCAGTGCCGGTGCAGCGGCTGcacgacctcctcctccccaaCTCAACACCATCATGCAGCATGTCCGATCTATATCTACCACCGAAGGACTTCGATCGCTTTGGCGGGGTGTGGCGAGCGTCATCCTGGGTGCTGGACCGGCCCATGCGGCTCATTTTGGGATGTACGAATTCGTCAGAGAGATCAGtggaggcagaggagaaggatggggagGTGTCGCGGGCACCGCGTTGGCCGGTGGTGCGGCGACAATCTCGAGTGATGCTCTTATGAACCCgtttgatggtgagttgcggTAGATTCGCAGATCTTCAGATGTTGCCCAACCATGGTTATCTGCAAGGGCAGCGTCAAGAGCTAGTGAGAGAAAGCTGACCATGACCTCGACCCAAATTGCAGTGATCAAACAACGAATGCAAATCCGAAACTCGCCCCATCGAACCGTCCTATCATGCGCCAAAACAGTCTATGCCCGAGAAGGTCTCACAGCGTTCTACGTATCCTATCCTACGACCTTGACCATGAGCGTCCCGTTCACGGCTGTCCAGTTTTCGGCTTACGAGAGCTTGAAGACCTTGTTAAATCCGGGTGGAGGATATAGTCCCCTGACGCATGTCACGGCTGGTGGGATTGCCGGTGGTTTGGCTGCTGCCGTTACGACACCATTGGATGTtgccaaggtgagtgtgaaaTCAACTTGCCAGGAAGCGGGCGGACACGAAGGACTTGATTTCATAAAacctcgtccagctcttgTGTGGATGAttctggaagagaggtaGCTCACTTTCTGGCCCTATCGTCTTCTCTAGACCCTGCTCCAAACTCGAGGGTCCAACACTGACCCGAGAATACGAGCGGCTCGATCCATGTCGGAAGCATTACGGATCATCTACGATAGAGACGGAGCGAGAggattgagaagaggaatgtTACCGAGAGTCTTGACGGTGGCTCCTAGTACAGCGATCAGTTGGATGAGTTATGAGTTCTTCAGTGAGTTTAGGTCTTTCCAGTATCAGTCCAGCTCCCATCCGGGGCTGTTTTGTGCAATGGGCGGTGCGTGATGCGTGATCGCTGATGAACCATTTCCCTTTCACTTTTGCAGAGGTGCTTATACGACAAGGTGGTGTGATGCCTGAATCAGGTCAGATGACATAGTGGCCGTGTCGAACTGGCGAGCCAAAAAAAAAAAGTCGGAATAGACAAGACAATTGGGCGAGACGAGTAATGAGGAGAGGCCGAACGATGCATTTATCATTCGATGATCCGTCAGATAGGGTTAACGAGCGACTGCTTTCATATCATACTATCCACCACACAAGACGAATCTATAAAATGAATCGAAATTGCACTCGTTCACACAGATTGTCACAGACTGATTAGAATGGCACAATTCGACAGGGAACAACTGTATTCACTCGTACCTTCCGTAGTGTAGCCAGGGTTGTTCAAATGAAACAACAAACAACAGCTTGTGCAAAAGACAAGTACAGTAATCCAGCGCAAAGAGGCGGGGTATGTTTTACACTGAACGATCAATatatctcttcttcgtcctcttcttcaggtTCTTCACCGACTACCCGCAAAACGTGGTGTATCAGTCACATCCACGATATGGAGAGAATTCGGATATACTTCAGGAGAGAAACTCACCGAAATGTAATGGCTCGCCATGTCTGTATCTAGCAGGACTCGGTTCTCTCCCCGGAGTCAGATCGAATACAGGTAAAGGCGGTTTCAGCACTCCCACTGACATattctccttgtcttccaTATCTAGTGGGACAAAGGTCTCGTCGCCATCCTCAAacctcccatctccttctgtctGCTCATTAAGGCTACGCGCCTTCTCGTCAAGACCGTCATCTTCGGTCGGCGTTCCGGCGGAAATGTTCTtgtgagaagagagaaaaggtTGATGTaccagatgatgatcttggtCGAAATAGCTCCTGTCGCTCTCCTCACTAGACCTCCTCTTTCCGTCTGCTCGAATGTCAacgatctcctccaagTCTACTTGCGAGCTCCGACCGTATTGATCTACGAAATCGTGGATCGTATCCCTGCCTTTGGTGGACCTCAATAACGTCACACCTGGGTCACTCAGTGCAGATGTCTTCTCTCCGATGTGTATCTCCTCGCTTGGCGATGCAGGCTCCAATGGGCCATCATCATTCGCCGAGGCAGCGGTTCGGTGTTTCCGAGAGGATTCAACCGCTCGAGGAgtgatctcctcgtctaATCTTTCGGGTGAAGTAGGATATTGGGTGGCTGCCCCAATCGTGACAGGTGCCGGTGTATGTGGTTTCGTGATCAGAGCAGCCGATATACTTCCCCCGACTTTCTCATGCGCAGACTCCAATGGAAGGATCGGAAGTGGTGGTGCATCTTGTCTATCCATCCTTTGAGCTCCATTGGCGATCAAAATATCTGTTGACGTCCATTAGCTTTGCTTCTGAAAGACAACTAAATCGTAGGCAAACTTCCAAACTCACCCATCcatttctcttcctcctgttcccctcctttcctcgGCCCTCTATGGCTTAGTTTTGAGTGTTTGCTACCTCTTGGACTGGACCCGACGCTGCTTGCCTCGCTTGCGGTCCTCAACTCATAGTCTATTTCCTGCTCTCTCTGCCCATTCTTTCCTCTGTCACTTGTGTTTTCATCTGTTTTgaccctcctcgtcgtcttcctaGCCAAGAAGAGACCTTTGGGTTCCATCACTTTAGGCTCGACCACCCGATTTCTCAGAATTTCGCCTCGAGCCTGTACACTGCCTGCACTTCTTGTCCTTTGGCTAGGCTCAATGGGATGGCTCGGTAGAGGATCTGGAGCCAAGTGCCAGACACTCGAGTTGGGCTGGTCCGACGCACTTTTCGTCAAAGACATCTTTTTGGCTTGTGGTCGATGTACCAACATCCGATCAAAGTCATTCTGGTCCCATACATGTGCTGGACGAGCACTACTGCTTCGGATCAGTTCAGATTTCGCGTTGGCACTTGCACGTTTTCTGGTCTTCGGTGAGAAGCGACCAAACGTTCTCTTATGTTGCGGCTCAGCAACAGCCATTTGGTACTCCTGACGGATGGCATTAGTCCTGGCTTCGGGTCCTCCTTGAGAAAGACGGTGGCTTACGAAAGGAACACGCTCTTCAAAGAGGAAACAGAGATCGGTCGTTCGCGGATCAGCCAATGGGTTTGTCACATGACTTTCTGGTCGAGTCGGCCTTGCCCTGTACTCTATCTATAGCGAGCTCGCTGAATCAGCGGCGTCCACGAATTCTCTGTTAGTCTGCTCACGAATGCCCAGTTTGCTTCTCTATAGGTCAACTCCTCTCTATCGATCCACCCGCCTCCCATCATAAGATCTGCCCAACAGTCTACAAATGCCTCTTCGACAAATGCCCATCTCTGGCCATCTCCTGTCAGCACTGAAGTTGAGTCGATGCTCGTTCCTATCTTCGGCGTAGTATCGTAGTTGAAGGGCGTGGCTCCTTTTTGCGATTTCTGCAGTCGACGGCGGAGCtcgtctctttcttttGGCCAATCGACGATAGAAGACTCGATcggtggagagaaggtgagagaaATATCAAGTAGCGGATCCGTGCGGTGGAATCCACCTGCAGGAGAGGCAAAGTCGGACCAATCCATAGTCTGGCGTTTCTGCGAAATGCCCTGTGTCGCATATGGACCTCAGTTCAGACCGAGGTACAAAAACAGATACACCTACCATTTTGGCGCTTTCTGTGAGATCAAACTGCAGCCTGTTTCTGATGTCTCCCTCGTGTCCGTCTTCCGCTGTCAACAAAGGGGCATCGaatccatcctcctcgaacAAACTCCATTCTTTGCCAGCCAAACTACcccatctcgtctcttcaccttcacctgGATCACCGGTCTTCCTGTTTGCGCCTCTTTGGCCTGGCGGAAGCGCTTTCCCATACGACGTCGCCCTGCCTAGATCTGTGGTGCcagttgaggaagaagcaacGGGCAAGTGCTCTTTGACCATCATCCTTTTGCGCCACGCCGAGGAGAATCTGGGACGACTGACATCACCCCTTCTCGCCTTCCAAGTTACCCTCTCCCATGCATCCCACTTGACCCCAGCGGGGAGATCATTCGCCCACAGTTCTGATTGAACAATCAGATCTTTGGAATACGCGCGCACAGCCCTTTCTATCGTCTCGCAGCGGACGACCCTTGCACCCCGCCGCGGTGCTCCTCGTGCGAGATCCGCGTCGGAAGCCACCATGGCCGGATAACCAGACACCCATTCTTTCAGGCGGAAGGGAAGATCGCTCAAACCGAGACTTCCTTTTGTACTTGTCGATCGTATGTAAGCAAGTAAGAGATGTTCGGTTGCGGCTGCTGCTCGAACAAAGAACTCGTGTGCGCTCATTGCCGCCACGGACGTTGGTATGTCGAACAGTAAAGGAGCAAAGAGCGATGAAAGGGCATGAGGGGTTAGTCCTGAGAGGTGAGAGTGTGCCGCAAAtcgggagaggagatggaagatgggaaCGATGATCCTATCATACACGGACTCTGACAGGATGACGGCAAGAAAGGGGAATGCGCTGGGAGGGTACCCCGCAGCTGATCGAACGATCAGCCTTATAGTTCATGGGCAGGgaccgactcacctctctcccGGCCCCTCCACTCCTCATACGCTTCCCACTCCAAGACGCCGTGGGATGTTTGATGCGATCCTTCTTTTACACGTGTAATCCGACTCATAGCCCAACGAAGGAGCCAAGCAAGCTCTTGTTCATTGGCGAATTGGACATTTTGCAGAAAGGCTTCATGCTTGCTTTGTGAACCTCGTCCACTATTCATAAGTATTAGTGTAAGTCGGTCATTGCCACAAAACCACGTCGATCTCACGAAAGAGTGCCAAGGTATGCTTGAATCAACAACTTGGTTCGAGTCTGATTCAGCTCCAGAGCTTGATTTGAAAAGAGCATGGGGGTTGCTAGGGCTATCGACGTTATCCATACCATATCAGCACGCTTGTACTCCGGACAAGGATGGGAGTTACAAGCACTCACCCCTGCGTATCATTTCCTCCCCGATATCCTTGATGACCCGCCCCGCGTCCTCGACACCCAAAGTTATTGTACTGCCAATTCCTCTGAGGAACCCATACTGACGGACACTGGTCAAGTCGGTCAAGTCGTCCGTGGCATAGGAGAACGAATCGATCGAGTTGTCGGATGCTGTGCGAGCAGGGACACGAGTCGGTAGGAAAGTGTGTTTGGGAGGCAGGAGAGGTGGCGGTGTCTCCGGCGGGGTGAGGGGATGAGATGGTCTGGAAGGCAGTGTCCTGGGCGACCAATCAGCGCTATTGACATAAGATAGGCTGAACAAGGTGGTTTCTGCACATCGCAATGAGGCGGGGAAACAGGCATCCAACTACACACCTCGATCCAGTTGGTATGGTTGTGCCGAACTCGCCAATTTTATAGTCATCAATCTCGCAACGGGAACTTCCGCTGGACGTAGCCGCTCGACTACTCAGTGACCCGGCAGCAATTCGAGGTGGAGTTGATGTTGTCGACGATTTGGCTTGCTTTTCCTTTTTTGAGCGGGAGAAGAGTGAGGCCATCATTGGGATCTGGTGTTGGGCTAGTTGAGTTGGATCTTGCTTGGGCTTAGTGTTGTGGTCAAAGTAGGCTGCGAGCGCACAAAAAACAGTCTCAAGACGTCACCAAGGACATGGGATGGGACATGGAGATGTAGCCGGGGACGACAATCTGTCTtcaagagagaaaggaatCTCTCGTGTGGTATCGAAAGGGCGATAGGCTGCGTGCTTTTGCGACCACGGGCAGGAGGAACTGGTGAGAGTAATGCTGAAACCTGATTACAAGCAAGtgaatggaagagaagaaagcaaAAGAGGATACGACCAGAGGAATGATCGAGTAACACGGTCGACGAGATGCTTATGCGATGAAACGTGTGCGGGTGGCCAGAGCAGCGAGACGTGGATGGATGGGGTGATCTGTGCGCAAGGAATTCGAAACGGATACCGCACGCACCACCCAACAAATCAGCTTTTCAATCTATAGATAGCATCCTCCTTGCAACCTCTGTGATAGCTTCGCGTCTGACTCGGATCCTTCTCAACGACATCTGAGCTTCCCTGCCTCGCGCGAAGACCTGGGGGCGGCCATATCTGACCAACTCATCGTACTCTTCACTGAGGTCGTCGAGGAAGTCTCGAGAGAACGCTGTCACCTTGTGCCTCGCAAGCCAGGCCAGGGGAACAGATTGGAGTGCCTCCGGATTTGATCGTACAAGGGTGTCAGACGCGTCTCTCGTAGCGGCATGTATAAAAAGGTAGGTATCGAAGCAAGGGGGAACGAGGTACATGTAACTCGACGTTTCATCTTGTCGAAACTCTACTCGTGTTCGCCTTTTTGTTCGTCAACAACCGGTCCTGTCCGAATGTACTGTACGAGTACGATACAGCGATTGAGGAAATGCTAATTCAAATTAGATCTGATTACAATTCAAGTGTTACCTCTGTGATCCCCGAGTGGCCACCCTGAAATGCTGCTTGGGTGGTGCAAGGTCCTTTGTGTACTAACCCCGGTCTGGAGACCCTGACTCTCTACTgtccatcccatctcaacTCCAGTTCGTTTCATGTCATTTTCGAACAACACGATCACAAAACCTCGCCTTTGCACTCTGTCATCTCCCTGTCAATCACGACAACCCAGTCGTCCCTCACAGTGGAATAGTGGCATGCAGCCACAGACTGGAACTTGATCTGCTTTACGCCTATCCTAACATGACATCTCGACTTCGAATGCCCTCTTTTCGAACACAACAATCAGACAGCGGCTCGCCCACGTTACCGATTCACGCTCCTactgcttcctcctcctccggATCTCGTTCGCTTACCGAAGAAAAC
Above is a window of Kwoniella newhampshirensis strain CBS 13917 chromosome 9, whole genome shotgun sequence DNA encoding:
- a CDS encoding mitochondria fission 1 protein, yielding MPTELPYAAEAETGLSYDELEVLRTQYYKEIEQGHVTTQSKFNYGWGLVKSSTAELQTEGVKLLQEIYSASPAHRRECTYYIAVGYYKLRNYAYARKFNDLLLSVEPENMQAQSLRQLIDQAVTRDGYIGMGIIAGTAAVAGVILASVLRRSARR